One segment of Panicum virgatum strain AP13 chromosome 1K, P.virgatum_v5, whole genome shotgun sequence DNA contains the following:
- the LOC120646444 gene encoding NADH dehydrogenase [ubiquinone] 1 alpha subcomplex subunit 9, mitochondrial-like, which yields MQSAAWRRHLLDHHLSPSTTAAIAAFRSASLPGLTPQGLCGADGARYMSSARAPAVNGSGHLVRKGTGGRSSVSGIVATVFGATGFLGRYLVQQLAKMGSQVLVPFRGSEDCHRHLKIMGDLGQIVPMKYHPRDVDSIKAVMAKSNVVVNLIGREYETRNYSFEEVNHHMAEQLAMIAKEHGGIMRFIQVSCLGASPSSESRMLRTKAAGEESILKEFPEATIMRPATMIGTEDRILNRWAQFAKNWGFLPLVGGGTAKIQPVYVIDVAAAIVNSLKDDGTSMGKIYELGGPEIYTVHELAELMYETIREWPRYVNVPLPVARAIASPREMLLNKVPFPLPTPSIFNLDQINAFSVDNLVSEDALTFEDLGIMPQKLKGYPVEYLVSYRKGGPAFGSTVSEKMRSSEM from the exons ATGCAgtcggcggcgtggaggcgtcACCTCCTCGACCACCACCTCTCCCCTTCCACCACGGCCGCCATCGCTGCCTTCAGATCCGCCTCCCTGCCGGGGCTCACTCCCCAAG GGTTGTGTGGAGCGGATGGCGCGAGGTACATGTCGTCCGCGAGGGCGCCGGCGGTCAATGGCTCGGGGCATCTCGTCCGCAAGGGCACCGGAGGGAGGTCTTCTGTCAG TGGGATTGTAGCAACGGTGTTCGGAGCTACTGGGTTTCTTGGGCGTTATCTTGTGCAACAGCTTG CCAAGATGGGATCTCAAGTGCTTGTCCCATTCCGAGGTTCTGAGGATTGTCACCGGCACCTGAAGATTATGGGTGACTTGGGTCAG ATTGTGCCGATGAAATACCATCCAAGAGATGTTGATTCTATTAAGGCTGTTATGGCCAAGTCAAATGTGGTTGTTAACCTTATAG GACGAGAGTATGAAACAAGAAACTACAGCTTCGAAGAAGTAAACCATCATATGGCTGAACAACTTGCTATG ATTGCTAAGGAGCATGGGGGTATCATGAGATTTATCCAGGTTTCTTGCCTAGGGGCATCACCCTCTTCTGAATCTAGAATGTTGAGGACAAAAGCTGCAGGAGAGGAATCGATCTTGAAAGAATTTCCTGAG GCTACAATCATGAGGCCTGCAACCATGATTGGCACAGAAGATCGAATTTTGAACAGATGGGCACAATTTGCGAAGAATTGGGGTTTCCTCCCGCTTGTTGGCGGTGGAACTGCCAA GATTCAGCCTGTTTATGTGATTGATGTTGCTGCTGCTATTGTCAACTCCCTCAAGGATGATGGTACTAGCATGGGAAAGATATATGAGCTCGGGGGACCTGAGATTTACACTGTCCATGAGCTG GCTGAGCTTATGTACGAGACAATCCGTGAATGGCCACGATATGTCAATGTTCCGCTTCCTGTTGCAAGG GCTATTGCTTCTCCAAGGGAAATGTTGCTAAACAAAGTACCATTTCCCCTGCCAACCCCTTCTATTTTCAACCTAGATCAGATCAATGCATTCTCTGTGGACAACCTCGTGTCTGAAGATG CTCTCACTTTCGAGGATCTGGGCATCATGCCTCAGAAGCTGAAGGGGTACCCTGTGGAGTACCTCGTGTCTTACCGGAAGGGCGGGCCTGCTTTCGGTTCAACCGTGAGCGAGAAGATGAGGAGCTCCGAGATGTAG